ATTGTCATACATCTGGCACCGCCGCCGCCTCTTGCAAGTTCTGAACCTTGTATTGTAACTACAAGTTTTTTATGATCTTCAATGTTTTCTTTTCCGGAAATTACATCCTTTGCTTTTATTACTGAAAAACCTTCTTTACTTAGAGCATCAATTGTATAATTATTCCTTTCATAACCGATAAGTTTGCCGGGAGCAAATGCAAAGAAGTTAGCACCACTGTGCCATTGCTCTCTTTCTTGATTTTTTTTACTGTTCCCCCCGCATAAAACCGGTTTAACAGGCATTCCCAAATCATTTAATACAGCAGGTATATTGGCAACTTCTTCAATTGACACAACCTTTCCGTTTTGTACAATTAAATGAAGAGTTAAAAACCTGTTTATTTTCATAATCAAAGGTTCATAAACCATACATTTATCATTATCCAGCAAAGTAAAAACCATGTCGAGATGAATAAACGATTCCGGAGTATAAGGTAATTCTTGAACTATTATATGACGTACCTGCTCTCTGCTTTCAATTTTTCTTGCAATATAATCAATTCCTTGAGAAGATGTTCTTATCCCTGTACCTATTAGTAAAATATCTTTTCTTGCTACGAGAATATCACCACCTTCCATCGTAATACTTTCCTCAAAAGTTCTGCTGTTTTCAGGATTAATTGTTTGGGTAATAAAATTCGGATGATATTCAAAAATTGACTCCATAATAACAGATTCTCTTTTTCTTACCGAACTTGCCATTCTGTTAATCAGGACTGAATCATTTACAGCTGAAGAAGCATCACGAGTAAAGAAAAAATTATGCAAAGGCTCCAATTCAAAATAATTTTTATCAAGATAATTGCTTAGTGAATTCTTTTGCATGGGAATCCCTTCAATTAATAGTCTTGATAATTCATCCGAATTATGTTCCATTAAAATATTCTTAATATCTTTTGCTCTGCAACTTTCAGTAATTCTGTTAATTAAAACATTCTTCACATCATAATTCTCAAATATATCTGTTAATAAATCTCTAACCTGAAAAACATTTGTAACTTTTTCAAGAACACCACTTAATTGTTTATATTCTTCAAGAGCTACTGATAAATTTAAGATGTCACTGTATAAAGCGCGTTCAGCATTTTCCGGTGTCATATTTTCTACTTCATTTCCGGGAGTATGTAAAATAACTCCTTCCAATTCACCGATTTCAGATTCAAGTTGTATTTTTATTTTTGTATTGCTCATTTGACGGCATTTTTGGTTATATTCTACTTCCAAATTTTCTTCTTATTTAACGCTTGTTGATAACGTCTCGCATATATTCCGTGTTGTCTTGCGTTAGTTGAAAAGTTATGATAACCGGAAAAATCTTCTTTGGCACACATAAAAATATAATTATGCTTATCATAATTTAGAACAGCATTTAAAGATGAAATCTCCGGCATATTAATCGGGCCGGGCGGAAGACCTGCATACTTGTATGTATTGTACGGAGATTCAATTTCTTTGTCTTTGTTTAAAACCCGTTTTTTTGTAAAATCACCAGATGCAAAGATTAATGTAGGATCGGATTGCAGCAACATATTCCTGTTTAATCTGTTAATATACAAACCTGCAACTTTAGGTTTTTCATCATTATGTGCTCTTTGCTCTGCTTGTACTATTGACGCTAATATCGAAACTTCCTTTTTAGATAATCCTATTCTTTCTGCTTTTTCAATTCTTTCTTTTGTCCAGAATTTATTATATTCACTCATCATTTTTTCAATAAACTTTTTTGCATTTGTATTCCAATAAAACTCATAAGTATTGGGAATAAACATACTAATAATTGTTCTTGAATCAAACCCGTATTGAGAAATAAAATTCTCATCATTCAGAAGTTCAATAATTAAAAGGGAATCTGCTTCTATCACTTTTGAAACTTTCGATGCTAAATCATTTATTGTTCTGATATTATTAAAAGTTACTTTTACGGGAGTTTGTCTCCCT
The genomic region above belongs to Bacteroidales bacterium and contains:
- a CDS encoding arginine deiminase, which translates into the protein MSNTKIKIQLESEIGELEGVILHTPGNEVENMTPENAERALYSDILNLSVALEEYKQLSGVLEKVTNVFQVRDLLTDIFENYDVKNVLINRITESCRAKDIKNILMEHNSDELSRLLIEGIPMQKNSLSNYLDKNYFELEPLHNFFFTRDASSAVNDSVLINRMASSVRKRESVIMESIFEYHPNFITQTINPENSRTFEESITMEGGDILVARKDILLIGTGIRTSSQGIDYIARKIESREQVRHIIVQELPYTPESFIHLDMVFTLLDNDKCMVYEPLIMKINRFLTLHLIVQNGKVVSIEEVANIPAVLNDLGMPVKPVLCGGNSKKNQEREQWHSGANFFAFAPGKLIGYERNNYTIDALSKEGFSVIKAKDVISGKENIEDHKKLVVTIQGSELARGGGGARCMTMPVRRKKL
- the mltG gene encoding endolytic transglycosylase MltG; translation: MKKTIKVSLIILLIIITVCAIYAYTVYRDVFKVNVSSNSYLLIPTNSTYEDVLDTLKAQEVLIDISSFKKTASLKKYKDIIHPGRYKPEKGMTNNQLVNMLRSGRQTPVKVTFNNIRTINDLASKVSKVIEADSLLIIELLNDENFISQYGFDSRTIISMFIPNTYEFYWNTNAKKFIEKMMSEYNKFWTKERIEKAERIGLSKKEVSILASIVQAEQRAHNDEKPKVAGLYINRLNRNMLLQSDPTLIFASGDFTKKRVLNKDKEIESPYNTYKYAGLPPGPINMPEISSLNAVLNYDKHNYIFMCAKEDFSGYHNFSTNARQHGIYARRYQQALNKKKIWK